A window from Pseudobutyrivibrio ruminis HUN009 encodes these proteins:
- the holA gene encoding DNA polymerase III subunit delta — protein sequence MRRIDEDISSGQFQNIYLLYGEEDYLKLQYKNKLLKALVNEGDNMNFTKYEDNGINVGQVIDQAETMPFFAEHRVILIENSGFGKKMPEDLGNYLSSIPDFTIFIFVEPSADKRGKLYKAAKAAGRDIEMNMPNESVLAKWVGGQLNAAGKQMKRDAWSQFLNMTHDSMDNMATELDKLVSYVGDRNQITLEDVNAICIARVETKIFDMLNAISAKDLKKTLDLYQDMLSAKEPPMRILTMIVRQFRQMKVIKELSAYGNNAGTIASKVGMPDFAVKRTMQLANNFSSREITNLLNDAADFEEQFKTGRLDEKLAVELIIMKYAGK from the coding sequence ATGAGACGTATAGATGAAGATATTAGTTCAGGACAATTTCAAAATATATATTTGCTTTATGGTGAGGAAGACTATTTAAAGCTTCAATACAAGAATAAGCTTTTGAAGGCTCTTGTAAATGAAGGGGATAATATGAACTTCACCAAATACGAGGACAATGGCATCAACGTAGGCCAGGTTATTGATCAGGCTGAGACAATGCCATTTTTTGCTGAGCACAGAGTCATTCTTATAGAAAATAGTGGTTTCGGCAAAAAGATGCCAGAGGATTTGGGCAACTATCTATCTAGTATTCCGGATTTCACTATATTTATTTTTGTTGAGCCTTCTGCAGATAAAAGAGGAAAGCTATATAAGGCAGCAAAAGCTGCAGGTCGAGACATAGAGATGAATATGCCTAATGAAAGTGTCTTGGCTAAATGGGTTGGAGGTCAGCTCAATGCTGCTGGCAAACAAATGAAGCGAGATGCCTGGTCTCAGTTTTTGAACATGACTCACGACTCAATGGATAACATGGCTACGGAGCTTGATAAGCTTGTTTCTTATGTAGGGGATAGGAATCAGATTACTTTGGAGGACGTCAATGCTATCTGTATTGCCCGAGTCGAGACAAAGATTTTCGATATGCTAAATGCTATTTCTGCCAAGGATTTGAAAAAGACATTGGACTTGTATCAGGATATGCTTTCTGCAAAGGAACCTCCTATGAGAATCCTGACTATGATAGTTCGCCAGTTCAGACAGATGAAGGTTATTAAGGAGCTTTCAGCGTACGGCAATAATGCTGGAACTATTGCAAGCAAAGTGGGAATGCCAGATTTTGCTGTGAAGCGTACAATGCAGCTGGCTAACAATTTTTCTTCAAGGGAAATTACAAATCTATTGAATGATGCAGCTGATTTCGAAGAGCAATTTAAGACTGGTCGCTTGGATGAAAAGCTGGCTGTAGAACTTATTATTATGAAATATGCAGGTAAATAA